The genomic DNA AATTTCAGCTCTTCTCAACCGGCGGATCAGCTCTTCAGTTTTTCCGCTGAACATGGATCCGGTGATAACTTCGATCCAACCACTGTGATGGGGCGTTAGATGCTCCATATCTTCATATATCTCCTAATATTTCCAAGGAATCGAAACAGATCCTAAGCCAAATCTTGCTCGCCAAAAGCTTTGGGCAGGAGCTTAGCTGAGCTGGTTTCTTTGATATTGCCCTGCTCATCAACGATGGTGATGGGGATATCGCCACACAATTCCCAGATCACCTGGCGACAGGCTCCACAGGGACTGACCCCATTCTCAGATGCCACGACCAAATGACGGAATTTTTTCTCGCCAGCGGCAATTGCTGTAAAGAGGGCTGTTCGCTCGGCACACTGGGTGAGGCTGTAACTGGCGTTTTCGATATTACAGCCCTGATAGATTTTTCCATCACTTGTTTCAACGGCGGCTCCAACCTTGAAATTTGAATATTTGGCATATGCTCTTTCGCGAACATCCTGGGCTGCTTTAATTAATTTCTGCTGCGTCATGCGATCCTGCTTAACTGATATTTATGATAAATACTGTATAATACGAGTCCGGCAATAAATCCACCGATGTGTGCAATATAAGCCGTTCCATCAGCAGGTGATATAAATTAGAACAAAAATTGTGTAACGATCCAAATTCCGATAAACCAGATCGCTCCGATCTTGAGAAATATGCTGATATTGGCTGCGATCAGACCATAGGTCACCAATGGCTTTCGCAGTGCCGGATTGGTGTCTTTAAGTGGAATGAACATGCTAACGAACAGTGAAGGAGTAGTTGAAATCAGTTGAATTGCCTGATTCATCCTGAATGGTAAGCTCAAAAACATGATCACCCCGATGGATTCCCCGGGGTACATGAAAGGAAAGTTCTTTTCTCAGAGGGTTATAGTCAGGAAAGAATTTCTGTCCATCGATGGAAGCGATCATTGAATGCCTGGGATGGGGGATGATCCGGCTATTGTCGCTGATCTTAAACACCAGACGATTTCCCGTTTTGTATCGTTTCCTTCGCTTAAGTGGTTTTACGCGTGGAGCTGAGTTATCCTGGAGTAAAAAGAAGCTGCCTCCTGATCGAATTTGCAGGGTTGCCTGTCGGGAGGAATCCGGATGAATAAGCCTTTTCCAACTACCCTTTTTCCCCGGTTTGAAGATCGAGTAGGTGGAATCAATAACAGGGTGTTGAAAAGTAATATGACCGGCAAATTGGTCCTCATAATTTCCCACGATATTAATGCTTGCCCCAATCACCGGGTGATCATCATAAGGAGCAGCGGTTGTATCGATATGCAGGTAAAGTGGTGTTGAGCCATTGTTAACGGCTTGCAGGGTAAAGCCTAACGAATTTAAGGAGAATTCGCTGCTGTTGTGAGGATCAAGGGTGATCAGTGATTGTAGATCAACTGTGGCTATGATCAGAGTATCCTGTAAGACCTCAAGTCGATCACTTCCGCTACGTACATTCAGGGGAATGAGACCTGTTTCAGCCTGTTGCTTGCCAGTTTGGTTCAGTTCACCTGCAAAATTGATATGGGGACCAATAAGTCGATAGGCCAGCGGAAAGATAGTGGGTTCGGAACTGGATAACTTCAAGATGAACCCGGTTCCATTGGGAAGCCATTGACAATCCAACTCGGGAGTAGATCGAGTAGCTGGTGGGATGATCCATTTAATTGTCCCTCCGAGACTGCCCAAAGCTCTGATCCCGGTGTCTCCCGGGTCTGTGTTGATGATCCAGGTGGTTGAATTGAACTTATAGAGGGTTTGGGCGACTGGCAGGAAGGTATCAGATCCTGTATAAAATTGGTAGCGCTCATAATTATTTTCTGGATAGTCGCGGGTAATGATGGTGGCGCCATCAACTTGCTTCACACTCCACGAAGCTGGACTTTGGTATCCATAGAGCAGCGCCTTGGTTGCCTGGTTCCCTTTGATGTCCTTAACTCTGATCTCCAGACTGGAGATACCTCGGGGAATGATCCTGCCATCCAGATGCTCAGGAGCAAAAAGAGAGAGTGAGTCACTGGCAAACATGGACATAAAACGCCACCCTCTTTTTCCGCGGATTCCTGGATATACTTGATCAACAAGACCACTGTGCCGCATGGGAACCTGGTCAAATAGGCGTTTATAGATCAGTGAGTCATTAACCAGGATCTCAGCCTGATAAATATTGTATTTATTATAGGTCCCATTGGCTCGGTCGTGGGCGTTTACCGCTGTTTGAAAGGGTCCCGTGATATGAACTTTCTCATCTGGATGCTGCAAATCGATGATCACGGGGAAATGACTTCCGTTCACCCGGCTTTCAGGAGTGGCGGGCAAGAGGAGGATCTCATCCAGGATAGGGGGTTGGGTGTCTTTTATTCCGGGATAGAGTAGTTGCGGGTTGACTGCCTGGTTCAGGGTGTCTCTTATCTCAAAATGCAGGTGGGGGTGTTCCGTTCCACTGGTTCCACTGTAGCCGATGACCTGACCTGCTTTGACGGGGTATTGGTCTGGTGCGAACTTTAAGCGAACTGAATAACGATCCTGCTCCAATTGTTCAGCCAGAATTGAACGTTCGAGGATGGGAGTGAATATTTCAAGGTGACCATACACTGCCACATTTCCATCATTCAACCGCAGAAACAGACCGCGACCGTAACCCTTATAGCCGATGAGGATGCGTTCGATGTAGCCATCTGCTATGGCCAGGCAGGGTACTTCCATTTCACCCCAGGTCTTGATATCAATGCCGGCATGGAGGTGCCCCGATCGATATTCACAGAAGGTTGCAGACAGACTTTGGGAAGCACGGATCGGCCATTTGTAATTTTGTGCCAGCAGGACAGTGGCCAAAATAAGGCTGAGGATAGCGGTTCGAAACATGGTGCATAAAGTCGATTTTCCACTCAATGATGCAACGGTTATTATGCGTCCGTTTGCCGATTTCCCCTATGTCTCGTTAATTTCGGTTTCTCTCTATTTTTTTTCTCGCAGAGTCTTTTATGCCAAAACCCTTATACCCTTTTTACTATTTTACTTATTCCTTAAAAGCGGCCTCTCGCCCGCCTGCGTATAACTTCGTGCGGGCAGGCAGAGCCGCCAGGACGCAGAGTTTTTTATGCCAAAAACCCTTATACCCTTTTTACTATTTTACTTATTCCTTAAAAGCGGCCTCTCGNNNNNNNNNNNNNNNNNNNNNNNNNNNNNNNNNNNNNNNNNNNNNNNNNNNNNNNNNNNNNNNNNNNNNNNNNNNNNNNNNNNNNNNNNNNNNNNNNNNNCGGCCTCTCGCCCGCCTGCGTATAACTTCGTGCGGGCAGGCAGAGCCGCCAGGACGCAGAGTTTTTTATGCCAAAAACCCTTATACCCTTTTTACTATTTTACTTATTCCTTAAAAGCGGCCTCTCGCCCGCCTGCGTATAACTTCGTGCGGGCAGGCAGAGCCGCCAAGACGCAGAGTTTTTTTATACCAAAAACCCTTATACCCATATACCCTTTTTACTTTTTACTTTTTACTTTTTACTTATTCCTTAAAAACGGCCTCTCGCCCGCCTGCGTATAACTTCGTGCGGACAGGCAGAGCCGCCAGGACGCAGAGGTTTTTATGCCAAAAATCTCTTACCTTTCTACTTCATTAGGTAATTATGAGTTTGTTTACTTTCAGGATTTCCCAATTAGTTCATTGATTCTAGTCCGATTTCAATTAAATCATTGCCAGATGATACTTAACAGCTCAAAGCAAAAAAAACTCGAAACACCCTATAGTTTTCAGGATAGATTTCGGAAAATTCAACGGATCGTGATTATTTATCCTGAGAGTACAAAATGGCTACGGATTGCCCGCTATACTTTGCAGAGAATGTATAGTTTGCCTGAGCAATTTGATTTTTTGTTATTATTACCAACAGGGAGCTCACGACCCACTCTTGATGTTCAACATGAGTATGCTGATATGCTGTATAATCCCAGTGAAGATGGTCGGAGCAACATTCAAAACCGAATATCAGCTTTCGATCCCGATATTATTCTCCAGCTGGAACCCAAACCTGGAAAGCGTCTCATCAAACTGATCAAATCGCTCAATATTTCATTGAAAATTGGATTTGGTTCTGAAGAATCGGGCTTAAATGTGATTTACTCTCAGAGTGAGAGTGGTTTCTATGAAAAAAATATTTTGAATTTAATTGCGCTTATAGAAACAAAATGAAGTGATGTGGCGCACTACTGATTGTGGTTGCGTTGATTCTGGGTTTCTTTACAGGGAACGTGGTACTTAGCGATCAGAGCAGCCAACAGGCGGCCTTCTTCGATCAAATCTCCACAGATTATGCAAACTCCGTAGGTTTCTTTGTTCACCCGATCAAGCGCCTCGTCTATATCGTTCAAGTATTTGGCTTGTCGATGAGCAAACATGCTGGTCTTTTCACGTTCAGCCATATCGGTTCCGACATCAGCCATATGATAGGTTGCAGAAGAGAGCTCACCAGCGCCGTCTGTGATGGTTTTATTTAGCTCACTTTTTTGATAATCCAGGTCTTCAATAATACGTTTGCGCTCATCCAATAGCAGTTGCTTAAATTTTTTAAGTGTCGATTTATTGTATTTTTTAGCGGCCATTATAACCCTTCATTTCATGCTTCAATTGTTGCAATATATCGCCTGCACATGATTTTCCTAGGAATTTAGCATGCTCATAATTCTCTTGGCACCCCCTATGTGTCCGTATACATTTGCGCGCTTTTATGAACCGTTGGAACGAAATAAAAAATGTGAGGGTATAATGGAAGATATTGTATGCCCGAATTGTGGCGAAGAGCTATCAGAAGAGAGATTAGCCAGATCTCTCATCTGTCCACACTGCGCAACAAATCTAAAAAATAAAAAGTATATGGATTTTCTCGAATTCCTCATGGTTACGGAAATCGTAGAAGATATTGATTTTTTTGATGAGTCGGTTTACGGCGATGAATATCTGAGGTTTGAAGAATCAGACTTTGATGATAAGGATTTGCCGGCTACTCAGGCTGCTGAGATAGATTGGGATAAGGATCCTGATCATACTGAGGAAGAATGGGGTGAGGATAACCCGAATCTCTCCCGCAATAAGCCCTGGCAGTCCTGATCAAAAAAACCACTAATTGAGGAACTCAACATGGACAGCAAGAAACAACCCGCTCAGCAGATCCAGATCCAGGTTAACGAGAAAGTTGCCGATGGGGAATATGCCAACCTGGCTATCATTACTCACTCCGGTGCCGAATTTGTATTGGATTTTGTGAGAGTTATGCCGGGTTCACCCAAGGCTAATGTGCAGTCACGAATTATCATGACTCCCAGTCACACCAAGGCCTTACAACGGGCTCTTGAACAGAATATCACCAAGTATGAAGCTGAACATGGTGAGATCAAGATGCCTGATCCCATGGCTTTTCCCGGAATGAAGGCTGGTCCTCAGAATATGCCCAATTAAGATTCTTCAAACAATTCGTTAAAAAGAGAAGACTCCGCATGGGGTCTTTTTTTTGTCTT from Candidatus Neomarinimicrobiota bacterium includes the following:
- the cdd gene encoding cytidine deaminase; its protein translation is MTQQKLIKAAQDVRERAYAKYSNFKVGAAVETSDGKIYQGCNIENASYSLTQCAERTALFTAIAAGEKKFRHLVVASENGVSPCGACRQVIWELCGDIPITIVDEQGNIKETSSAKLLPKAFGEQDLA
- a CDS encoding M23 family metallopeptidase, which gives rise to MFRTAILSLILATVLLAQNYKWPIRASQSLSATFCEYRSGHLHAGIDIKTWGEMEVPCLAIADGYIERILIGYKGYGRGLFLRLNDGNVAVYGHLEIFTPILERSILAEQLEQDRYSVRLKFAPDQYPVKAGQVIGYSGTSGTEHPHLHFEIRDTLNQAVNPQLLYPGIKDTQPPILDEILLLPATPESRVNGSHFPVIIDLQHPDEKVHITGPFQTAVNAHDRANGTYNKYNIYQAEILVNDSLIYKRLFDQVPMRHSGLVDQVYPGIRGKRGWRFMSMFASDSLSLFAPEHLDGRIIPRGISSLEIRVKDIKGNQATKALLYGYQSPASWSVKQVDGATIITRDYPENNYERYQFYTGSDTFLPVAQTLYKFNSTTWIINTDPGDTGIRALGSLGGTIKWIIPPATRSTPELDCQWLPNGTGFILKLSSSEPTIFPLAYRLIGPHINFAGELNQTGKQQAETGLIPLNVRSGSDRLEVLQDTLIIATVDLQSLITLDPHNSSEFSLNSLGFTLQAVNNGSTPLYLHIDTTAAPYDDHPVIGASINIVGNYEDQFAGHITFQHPVIDSTYSIFKPGKKGSWKRLIHPDSSRQATLQIRSGGSFFLLQDNSAPRVKPLKRRKRYKTGNRLVFKISDNSRIIPHPRHSMIASIDGQKFFPDYNPLRKELSFHVPRGIHRGDHVFELTIQDESGNSTDFNYSFTVR
- a CDS encoding molecular chaperone DnaK codes for the protein MAAKKYNKSTLKKFKQLLLDERKRIIEDLDYQKSELNKTITDGAGELSSATYHMADVGTDMAEREKTSMFAHRQAKYLNDIDEALDRVNKETYGVCIICGDLIEEGRLLAALIAKYHVPCKETQNQRNHNQ
- a CDS encoding DUF3467 domain-containing protein; translation: MDSKKQPAQQIQIQVNEKVADGEYANLAIITHSGAEFVLDFVRVMPGSPKANVQSRIIMTPSHTKALQRALEQNITKYEAEHGEIKMPDPMAFPGMKAGPQNMPN